In one Alnus glutinosa chromosome 12, dhAlnGlut1.1, whole genome shotgun sequence genomic region, the following are encoded:
- the LOC133851651 gene encoding flowering time control protein FCA-like, whose product MRDELKQSRGSGFVKFSHRDMALAAIKALNGTFMMRGCDQPLVVRFADPKKPRTGELRGNQAFGSINFAPCSQETFARLAPNLGDSMGGCILPNSSYPQLPNSTSSLPQAVPQMANQEPVRQQPFPPLQQLPSELSQMPLQETRTPQTSSQSSQQAVSEVQRQFHQIEKVEQQLSLQSPHPGINHPIVPSTSTSPAVPISPQTATPLDCDWSEHACPDGYMYYYNCVSCESRWEMPEEYSLYEHQLQKHQNLQNPSHQLQSPLPVISTQRVSQTEEVLDHVQLQAESSPVIGPTCA is encoded by the exons ATGCGTGATGAGCTGAAGCAAAGTCGTG GAAGCGGGTTTGTTAAATTTTCTCATAGGGATATGGCACTGGCAGCAATCAAAGCGTTAAACGGAACCTTCATGATGAGA GGTTGTGATCAGCCATTAGTTGTTCGTTTTGCAGATCCTAAGAAACCTAGGACTGGAGAACTAAG ggGCAATCAAGCATTCGGAAGCATAAATTTTGCTCCCTGTTCTCAAGAAACATTTGCTAG GCTAGCACCCAATCTTGGTGATTCTATGGGAGGATGTATCTTGCCTAATTCTTCATATCCTCAGCTACCAAATTCCACAAGTTCACTACCTCAAGCTGTTCCCCAAATGGCAAACCAAGAACCTGTCAGGCAACAACCATTTCCTCCCCTACAACAGTTGCCTTCAGAGTTGTCTCAGATGCCATTGCAGGAGACACGAACTCCACAGACAAGTTCACAATCATCTCAACAAGCAGTTTCTGAGGTGCAGAGGCAGTTTCATCAAATTGAAAAAGTAGAGCAGCAGTTGAGTTTACAG TCTCCACATCCTGGAATCAATCATCCAATAGTTCCTAGTACTTCCACCTCACCTGCAGTGCCTATAAGTCCCCAGACAGCAACTCCTTTAGATTGTGATTGGAGTGAACATGCCTGCCCTGATGGATACATGTACTATTATAATTGTGTCAGTTGTGAGAGCAGA TGGGAGATGCCTGAGGAGTATTCCTTATATGAGCATCAGTTACAGAAGCATCAAAATCTGCAAAATCCTAGCCATCAGCTTCAGTCCCCGCTGCCAGTTATTTCCACCCAACGAGTCAGTCAAACAGAAGAG GTGCTGGATCATGTGCAACTGCAGGCAGAGTCTAGTCCTGTTATTGGTCCAACCTGTGCTTAA
- the LOC133852195 gene encoding WRKY transcription factor 23, which translates to MERKEGIKTEVKTVGSSSFSDHISESYPFSGIFDFSEGEKISSLGFMELLGVQDYSPSLFDFPQPPSMAPSAPLPPATTVKECSEVLNPPATPNSSSISSASSEAVNDHEQTKAVDEEEEHQDKTKKQLKPKKTNQKRQREPRFAFMTKSEVDHLEDGYRWRKYGQKAVKNSPFPRSYYRCTTSSCNVKKRVERSFTDPSIVVTTYEGKHTHPSPVMPRQILAGAPPDSGLSGGRATGFAMPMQRSLCHYQQQRQQQSFIHALSPSNFACNGLTNPAGYLREIRFCNTGSALLRDHGLLQDIVPSHMLKEE; encoded by the exons ATGGAGAGGAAGGAGGGGATAAAGACGGAGGTTAAGACTGTTGGATCTTCATCGTTCTCGGATCATATCTCAGAAAGTTATCCATTTTCGGGCATATTTGATTTCTCAGAAGGTGAAAAGATCAGCTCGCTAGGGTTTATGGAGTTACTGGGTGTTCAGGACTACAGTCCTTCTCTGTTTGATTTTCCACAGCCACCATCTATGGCTCCCTCGGCTCCACTCCCTCCGGCTACAACTGTGAAAGAGTGCTCCGAGGTATTGAATCCGCCGGCGACCCCTAACTCTTCCTCTATTTCGTCTGCATCGAGTGAGGCAGTCAATGATCATGAACAGACTAAAGCTGTTGACGAGGAAGAAGAGCATCAAGACAAGACCAAGAAACA GTTGAAACCCAAGAAGACAAATcagaagagacagagagagccaAGATTCGCGTTCATGACAAAGAGCGAGGTTGATCATCTGGAAGATGGGTACAGGTGGAGAAAATACGGTCAAAAAGCTGTGAAGAACAGCCCCTTTcctag GAGTTACTATCGTTGCACTACATCCTCATGTAATGTGAAGAAACGTGTGGAGCGATCTTTCACAGATCCAAGCATTGTTGTCACCACCTACGAAGGGAAGCACACTCATCCGAGTCCAGTCATGCCTCGCCAAATTCTTGCCGGAGCTCCACCGGACTCGGGCTTATCTGGCGGACGTGCCACCGGCTTTGCTATGCCAATGCAAAGAAGCCTATGCCACTATCAACAACAGCGCCAACAACAATCCTTTATCCATGCCTTGTCACCTTCGAATTTTGCCTGTAATGGCTTAACGAATCCAGCTGGTTATCTTCGTGAGATTCGGTTCTGCAACACGGGATCTGCTTTGCTTAGAGATCATGGGCTTCTTCAAGACATTGTTCCCTCACATATGCTGAAGGAAGAGTAG